One part of the Nymphaea colorata isolate Beijing-Zhang1983 chromosome 8, ASM883128v2, whole genome shotgun sequence genome encodes these proteins:
- the LOC116258756 gene encoding lysine-specific demethylase JMJ21 isoform X2 — protein sequence MESDGGMVFAPPKDRRPDALGDLKVLPDELLCAIFESLSPSDVGRLACVSSGLYIFCNDEPLWMSICLRSAGGLLEYRGTWKATALCEYFGFLPGCIDPCRKPMCFDGFSSMFLYKRWYRCFTALDGFSMDIGKVERKTNLTLEEFCVEYDGKKPVLLTGLSQNWPAINKWTVEQLAEDYGDAAFRISQRSAKKIRMKFKDYASYMKAQHDEDPLYVFDDKFGEVAPGLLKDYSVPHLFQEDFFDVLEEDKRPPFRWLVVGPERSGASWHVDPALTSAWNTLLSGRKRWALYPPGRVPSGVTVHVNEEDGDVNIETPSSLQWWLEFYPLLAEHEKPLECTQLPGETIFVPSGWWHCVLNLENSVAVTQNFVNASNFEFVCLDMTPGYHHKGVSRAGSLAVHKDDFKSLEMIEPYSVEQLNLSDMSRKGKRLKLSEVGESPYACKSIEHVLNGRSNSSIHSVFQPFSYTIDYLSSFLDEDKGHYNSYWCASNCIGQREFREWLQRLWIEKPGLRDLVWKGACIALDADRWFQCLMGICSFHNLPLPSEDEKLPVGTGSNPVYLTANHVIKIYVEGGLEFSVNSLATELEFYSLLCRVQSPLKAHVPDVLASGFLFCENGAYRILPWDGRQFPEALENFVRQFGYSRLSHSEFGLWSKKQFEFRRAGINGLVNDGSEAIKLWPYIITKKCNGDMFANLRNVLTSDELLNLSSFLGEQVRNLHLIPLPSILNSCDTNSLEKISKVRLDKNCDLGNESAVPSASYHMEATEITDLGKEMQKVFVETMNRRKRAISDRLAKWGNPIPSKLVDKVIEYLPKDFARLFDAKIEHDGCDKFLTWIHMDIMDDNVYMERCSFNQCLRDSSQDANKGEHGVLNVPNAAILFWI from the exons ATGGAATCTGACGGAGGAATGGTGTTCGCCCCGCCGAAGGACCGGAGGCCTGATGCCCTCGGAGACCTTAAAGTCCTTCCTGACGAGCTGCTCTGCGCCATCTTTGAGTCCTTGTCTCCTTCCGACGTTGGCCGCCTTGCCTGTGTTAGCAG TGGCTTGTACATCTTCTGCAATGATGAACCACTATGGATGAGTATATGCCTTAGAAGTGCAGGAGGTCTGCTTGAATACCGTGGCACTTGGAAAGCAACTGCATTATGTGAATAT TTTGGCTTCTTGCCTGGATGCATTGATCCTTGCAGAAAACCAATGTGCTTTGATG GATTCAGTTCTATGTTTTTGTACAAAAGATGGTATAGGTGTTTCACTGCATTAGATGGATTCTCAATGGACATAGGGAAGGTGGAGAGGAAGACAAACCTCACCTTGGAAGAATTTTGTGTTGAATATGATGGAAAAAAACCG GTACTCTTGACTGGTTTATCACAAAATTGGCCTGCAATAAACAAATGGACAGTTGAGCAACTAGCAGAGGACTATGGCGATGCTGCTTTCAGAATTTCTCAAAGGAGTGCAAAGAAAATAAGGATGAAATTCAAGGATTATGCTTCCTACATGAAAGCTCAACATGATGAGGATCCACTTTACGTGTTTGATGATAAG TTTGGAGAAGTTGCACCAGGGTTGTTGAAAGATTATAGTGTGCCTCATCTATTCCAAGAAGATTTTTTTGATGTCCTAGAAGAAGACAAGCGTCCCCCATTCAGATGGTTGGTGGTAGGACCTGAAAGATCAGGTGCTTCATGGCATGTAGACCCTGCCCTTACAAGTGCCTGGAATACACTTTTAAGTGGACGGAAAAG GTGGGCTTTATACCCTCCAGGAAGGGTTCCGTCGGGTGTCACGGTACATGTCAATGAAGAAGATGGTGATGTGAACATTGAAACCCCATCATCATTGCAG TGGTGGCTGGAATTTTATCCACTTCTTGCTGAGCATGAGAAGCCTTTGGAATGCACACAACTTCCAGGTGAAACAATATTTGTACCAAGTGGTTGGTGGCATTGTGTCCTTAATCTGGAGAACTCAGTTGCTGTTACTCAGAATTTTGTCAATGCATCCAACTTCGAATTTGTCTGCCTCGATATGACTCCTGGTTATCATCACAAGGGCGTGTCTCGTGCTGGGTCCCTTGCCGTCCACAAAGATGACTTTAAAAGCCTTGAAATGATTGAACCCTATAGTGTTGAGCAACTAAATTTGTCAGACATgtccagaaaaggaaaaaggcttAAACTTTCTGAAGTTGGTGAAAGTCCTTATGCTTGTAAGAGTATCGAGCATGTACTGAATGGCAGATCCAACAGCTCCATACATTCTGTGTTTCAGCCATTTTCTTATACCATTGATTACTTATCCAGTTTTCTTGATGAAGACAAAGGCCATTACAACTCTTATTGGTGCGCAagtaactgcataggacagagGGAATTTAGAGAATGGTTGCAGAGGCTTTGGATTGAAAAACCAGGGCTGAGAGACCTAGTATGGAAG GGAGCATGTATAGCACTAGACGCTGATAGATGGTTTCAGTGCTTGATGGGAATCTGTTCATTTCATAATCTGCCCCTCCCTTCTGAAGATGAAAAGCTTCCTGTTGGTACTGGCAGCAATCCA GTCTATCTCACTGCTAATCATGTCATTAAGATATATGTTGAAGGAGGACTGGAATTTTCAGTCAATAGTTTGGCTACAGAG CTTGAGTTTTACAGCTTACTGTGCAGAGTTCAATCGCCTCTAAAGGCCCATGTTCCTGATGTGTTAGCAAGTGGTTTTCTCTTTTGTGAAAATGGTGCTTATAGAATTTTGCCATGGGACGGAAGACAATTTCCAGAGgcacttgaaaattttgtcaGACAATTTGGTTATTCGAGGCTATCTCATTCTGAGTTCGGTCTGTGGAGCAAGAAACAGTTTGAATTTAGGAGAGCTGGAATAAATGGATTAGTGAATGACGGTAGTGAAGCAATCAAATTGTGGCCTTATATAATAACAAAGAAATGCAATGGGGATATGTTTGCAAATTT ACGAAATGTGTTAACAAGCGATGAGCTATTGAATCTATCTTCCTTTCTGGGTGAACAAGTTCGTAATCTTCATCTCATTCCGCTGCCATCCATTCTGAATTCTTGTGATACTAACTCACTGGAAAAGATAAGTAAGGTGCGATTAGATAAGAATTGCGACCTGGGCAACGAGTCTGCTGTGCCTTCAGCCAGCTATCATATGGAAGCGACTGAGATTACAGATTTGGGAAAAGAAATGCAGAAGGTATTTGTAGAAACTATGAACAGAAGAAAACGGGCTATCTCTGACCGTTTAGCTAAATG GGGCAATCCTATTCCAAGTAAATTGGTGGATAAAGTAATCGAGTACCTCCCTAAAGATTTTGCACGGTTGTTTGAT GCCAAGATTGAACATGATGGGTGTGACAAGTTTCTGACATGGATACACATGGATATCATGGATGACAATGTTTACATGGAGCGCTGCTCATTCAACCAGTGTTTGCGTGATAGTTCACAGGATGCAAATAAAGGAGAACATGGTGTGCTGAATGTGCCCAACGCT GCGATCCTCTTTTGGATTTAA
- the LOC116258756 gene encoding lysine-specific demethylase JMJ21 isoform X1: MESDGGMVFAPPKDRRPDALGDLKVLPDELLCAIFESLSPSDVGRLACVSSGLYIFCNDEPLWMSICLRSAGGLLEYRGTWKATALCEYFGFLPGCIDPCRKPMCFDGFSSMFLYKRWYRCFTALDGFSMDIGKVERKTNLTLEEFCVEYDGKKPVLLTGLSQNWPAINKWTVEQLAEDYGDAAFRISQRSAKKIRMKFKDYASYMKAQHDEDPLYVFDDKFGEVAPGLLKDYSVPHLFQEDFFDVLEEDKRPPFRWLVVGPERSGASWHVDPALTSAWNTLLSGRKRWALYPPGRVPSGVTVHVNEEDGDVNIETPSSLQWWLEFYPLLAEHEKPLECTQLPGETIFVPSGWWHCVLNLENSVAVTQNFVNASNFEFVCLDMTPGYHHKGVSRAGSLAVHKDDFKSLEMIEPYSVEQLNLSDMSRKGKRLKLSEVGESPYACKSIEHVLNGRSNSSIHSVFQPFSYTIDYLSSFLDEDKGHYNSYWCASNCIGQREFREWLQRLWIEKPGLRDLVWKGACIALDADRWFQCLMGICSFHNLPLPSEDEKLPVGTGSNPVYLTANHVIKIYVEGGLEFSVNSLATELEFYSLLCRVQSPLKAHVPDVLASGFLFCENGAYRILPWDGRQFPEALENFVRQFGYSRLSHSEFGLWSKKQFEFRRAGINGLVNDGSEAIKLWPYIITKKCNGDMFANLRNVLTSDELLNLSSFLGEQVRNLHLIPLPSILNSCDTNSLEKISKVRLDKNCDLGNESAVPSASYHMEATEITDLGKEMQKVFVETMNRRKRAISDRLAKWGNPIPSKLVDKVIEYLPKDFARLFDAKIEHDGCDKFLTWIHMDIMDDNVYMERCSFNQCLRDSSQDANKGEHGVLNVPNAVSGLRRWQPSYILDFGDLSVGDPLLDLIPIYLDVFRGDSLLFEQFLKSYGLPLITCTVQPKSDTDVQVDLEKFKRISYRAMCYCILHEDNVLGVIFDMWKALRKCESWEEVEAAVWGCLNNYQPV; encoded by the exons ATGGAATCTGACGGAGGAATGGTGTTCGCCCCGCCGAAGGACCGGAGGCCTGATGCCCTCGGAGACCTTAAAGTCCTTCCTGACGAGCTGCTCTGCGCCATCTTTGAGTCCTTGTCTCCTTCCGACGTTGGCCGCCTTGCCTGTGTTAGCAG TGGCTTGTACATCTTCTGCAATGATGAACCACTATGGATGAGTATATGCCTTAGAAGTGCAGGAGGTCTGCTTGAATACCGTGGCACTTGGAAAGCAACTGCATTATGTGAATAT TTTGGCTTCTTGCCTGGATGCATTGATCCTTGCAGAAAACCAATGTGCTTTGATG GATTCAGTTCTATGTTTTTGTACAAAAGATGGTATAGGTGTTTCACTGCATTAGATGGATTCTCAATGGACATAGGGAAGGTGGAGAGGAAGACAAACCTCACCTTGGAAGAATTTTGTGTTGAATATGATGGAAAAAAACCG GTACTCTTGACTGGTTTATCACAAAATTGGCCTGCAATAAACAAATGGACAGTTGAGCAACTAGCAGAGGACTATGGCGATGCTGCTTTCAGAATTTCTCAAAGGAGTGCAAAGAAAATAAGGATGAAATTCAAGGATTATGCTTCCTACATGAAAGCTCAACATGATGAGGATCCACTTTACGTGTTTGATGATAAG TTTGGAGAAGTTGCACCAGGGTTGTTGAAAGATTATAGTGTGCCTCATCTATTCCAAGAAGATTTTTTTGATGTCCTAGAAGAAGACAAGCGTCCCCCATTCAGATGGTTGGTGGTAGGACCTGAAAGATCAGGTGCTTCATGGCATGTAGACCCTGCCCTTACAAGTGCCTGGAATACACTTTTAAGTGGACGGAAAAG GTGGGCTTTATACCCTCCAGGAAGGGTTCCGTCGGGTGTCACGGTACATGTCAATGAAGAAGATGGTGATGTGAACATTGAAACCCCATCATCATTGCAG TGGTGGCTGGAATTTTATCCACTTCTTGCTGAGCATGAGAAGCCTTTGGAATGCACACAACTTCCAGGTGAAACAATATTTGTACCAAGTGGTTGGTGGCATTGTGTCCTTAATCTGGAGAACTCAGTTGCTGTTACTCAGAATTTTGTCAATGCATCCAACTTCGAATTTGTCTGCCTCGATATGACTCCTGGTTATCATCACAAGGGCGTGTCTCGTGCTGGGTCCCTTGCCGTCCACAAAGATGACTTTAAAAGCCTTGAAATGATTGAACCCTATAGTGTTGAGCAACTAAATTTGTCAGACATgtccagaaaaggaaaaaggcttAAACTTTCTGAAGTTGGTGAAAGTCCTTATGCTTGTAAGAGTATCGAGCATGTACTGAATGGCAGATCCAACAGCTCCATACATTCTGTGTTTCAGCCATTTTCTTATACCATTGATTACTTATCCAGTTTTCTTGATGAAGACAAAGGCCATTACAACTCTTATTGGTGCGCAagtaactgcataggacagagGGAATTTAGAGAATGGTTGCAGAGGCTTTGGATTGAAAAACCAGGGCTGAGAGACCTAGTATGGAAG GGAGCATGTATAGCACTAGACGCTGATAGATGGTTTCAGTGCTTGATGGGAATCTGTTCATTTCATAATCTGCCCCTCCCTTCTGAAGATGAAAAGCTTCCTGTTGGTACTGGCAGCAATCCA GTCTATCTCACTGCTAATCATGTCATTAAGATATATGTTGAAGGAGGACTGGAATTTTCAGTCAATAGTTTGGCTACAGAG CTTGAGTTTTACAGCTTACTGTGCAGAGTTCAATCGCCTCTAAAGGCCCATGTTCCTGATGTGTTAGCAAGTGGTTTTCTCTTTTGTGAAAATGGTGCTTATAGAATTTTGCCATGGGACGGAAGACAATTTCCAGAGgcacttgaaaattttgtcaGACAATTTGGTTATTCGAGGCTATCTCATTCTGAGTTCGGTCTGTGGAGCAAGAAACAGTTTGAATTTAGGAGAGCTGGAATAAATGGATTAGTGAATGACGGTAGTGAAGCAATCAAATTGTGGCCTTATATAATAACAAAGAAATGCAATGGGGATATGTTTGCAAATTT ACGAAATGTGTTAACAAGCGATGAGCTATTGAATCTATCTTCCTTTCTGGGTGAACAAGTTCGTAATCTTCATCTCATTCCGCTGCCATCCATTCTGAATTCTTGTGATACTAACTCACTGGAAAAGATAAGTAAGGTGCGATTAGATAAGAATTGCGACCTGGGCAACGAGTCTGCTGTGCCTTCAGCCAGCTATCATATGGAAGCGACTGAGATTACAGATTTGGGAAAAGAAATGCAGAAGGTATTTGTAGAAACTATGAACAGAAGAAAACGGGCTATCTCTGACCGTTTAGCTAAATG GGGCAATCCTATTCCAAGTAAATTGGTGGATAAAGTAATCGAGTACCTCCCTAAAGATTTTGCACGGTTGTTTGAT GCCAAGATTGAACATGATGGGTGTGACAAGTTTCTGACATGGATACACATGGATATCATGGATGACAATGTTTACATGGAGCGCTGCTCATTCAACCAGTGTTTGCGTGATAGTTCACAGGATGCAAATAAAGGAGAACATGGTGTGCTGAATGTGCCCAACGCTGTAAGTGGGCTCAGAAGATGGCAGCCGAGCTACATTCTTGATTTCGGTGACCTGTCTGTTG GCGATCCTCTTTTGGATTTAATTCCAATTTATCTGGATGTCTTTAGGGGAGACTCCCTTCTTTTCGAGCAATTTCTGAAAAGCTACGGGCTTCCTTTGATAACATGCACTGTGCAGCCTAAGTCAGATACAGATGTCCAAGTGGATCTGGAGAAGTTTAAACGAATATCTTATCGTGCCAT GTGCTACTGTATCTTGCATGAAGACAATGTTTTGGGTGTCATATTCGATATGTGGAAGGCGTTAAGAAAATGCGAGTCATGGGAAGAAGTTGAGGCTGCTGTCTGGGGATGCCTGAACAATTATCAACCTGTTTAG
- the LOC116259364 gene encoding pre-mRNA-splicing factor ATP-dependent RNA helicase DEAH10-like isoform X2, whose amino-acid sequence MPSMAGFSHQRSLCHANSNVETNSLDNRIVRWSKGRNDALQRRQEIAKQRRSLPIASVEQRIVEEVRKNDTLVIVGETGSGKTTQLPQFLFNGGFCRDGKVIGITQPRRVAAVTVAKRVSEECGVELGQKVGYSIRFEDVTSSATRIKYMTDGMLLREALLDPLLSKYSVVIVDEAHERTVHTDVLLGILKGVQKSRSQEVVNKDNVKNIDNIDSNEDTSIGRGNGWKGQASPSGCPLKLIVMSASLDARGFSEYLGGAKAVHIQGRKYPVDILYTYTPQQDYIDAALITIFQIHLEEDSGDILVFLTGQEEIESVERLVLDRCQHLAEDSKKIFTVPIYAVLPSEQQILAFKPAPHGFRKVILATNIAETSVTIPGIKYVVDPGLVKARSYHPHTGMESLVIVPISKAQALQRSGRAGREGPGKCFRLYTEDEFDKLKDSTEPEIKRCSLSNVVLQLKAFGFDDVLGFDFIDKPSRMAIVKSLEQLYALGALTDEGKLSDPGGHHMARLPLDAMYAKALIQASTFNCLEEMLIAVAMLSVESIFYFPREKIDEARAATKCFLSSDGDHVTLVNVFRAAVDSLQKTEGLISTDVKSRSSERKLNKWCKDNFINSRSLRHALDIHRQICRHVKDIGMKISSCGDDMLQFRRCLAASFFLNAAMRQADGSYKALASSLTVKIHPSSALFGTKPECIVFNELVQTQQKYVRNTTRIDPLWLTELAPKSYGCIQEGRTMSTLVN is encoded by the exons ATGCCTTCCATGGCTGGCTTCTCCCATCAGCGATCGCTTTGCCATGCAAACAGTAACGTGGAAACCAACAGCCTCGACAACAGAATTGTCAGATGGAGCAAAGGGAGGAATGATGCATTGCAGAG GAGGCAAGAGATAGCAAAACAAAGACGGTCATTGCCCATAGCATCAG TTGAGCAACGAATTGTGGAGGAAGTGAGGAAGAATGACACACTTGTAATTGTTGGTGAGACAGGAAGTGGGAAAACTACAC AACTTCCACAGTTCTTATTTAATGGGGGATTCTGTCGTGATGGTAAGGTTATTGGCATTACTCAGCCTCGAAGAGTGGCTGCAGTTACTGTAGCAAAGCGTGTTTCTGAAGAATGTGGTGTTGAACTTGGTCAGAAAGTTGGGTACTCTATTAGATTTGAAGATGTTACATCTTCAGCTACGAGGATCAAGTATATGACAGATGGGATGCTATTAAG GGAAGCATTGTTGGACCCTCTACTTTCTAAGTATTCggttgtcattgttgatgaagCTCATGAGAGGACAGTCCACACAGATGTGCTATTAGGCATTTTGAAAGGTGTTCAAAAATCAAGGTCACAGGAAGTGGTGAACAAGGACAATGTCAAGAACATCGATAATATAGACTCCAATGAAGACACATCAATTGGAAGAGGAAATGGCTGGAAGGGCCAAGCATCTCCCTCAGGTTGTCCTTTAAAGTTGATTGTCATGTCTGCTAGTCTTGATGCAAGGGGATTCTCTGAGTACCTTGGTGGTGCAAAAGCTGTCCATATTCAAGGACGGAAATACCCTGTGGACATCCTATATACGTACACTCCTCAGCAGGACTACATAGATGCAGCTTTGATTACCATATTTCAG ATCCATTTGGAGGAGGATTCAGGTGACATACTTGTGTTCTTAACTGggcaagaagaaattgagtCGGTGGAAAGACTTGTTCTGGATCGTTGTCAACATTTAGCTGAAGACAGTAAAAAAATTTTCACTGTTCCTATTTATGCAGTGCTTCCTTCTGAGCAACAAATTCTGGCTTTTAAACCAGCTCCCCACGGATTCCGAAAG gTTATATTGGCAACAAATATTGCTGAAACATCAGTGACAATTCCTGGAATCAAGTATGTGGTTGACCCAGGATTGGTTAAAGCACGTTCTTATCATCCACACACTGGAATGGAGTCACTAGTTATCGTCCCTATTTCAAAAGCACAAGCTCTTCAGAgaag TGGTCGTGCTGGTCGTGAAGGCCCAGGGAAATGTTTCCGTCTATACACAGAAgatgaatttgacaaattgaaagACTCTACTGAACCAGAAATTAAGAGATGTAGCCTTTCAAATGTTGTGCTACAGCTGAAGGCTTTTGGATTTGATGATGTCCTTGGATTTGATTTCATTGATAAACCTTCAAG GATGGCCATTGTGAAATCCTTGGAGCAATTGTATGCTCTGGGAGCACTGACTGATGAAGGTAAACTGTCAGATCCAGGTGGGCATCATATGGCTCGGTTACCATTGGATGCCATGTATGCCAAAGCGCTTATCCAGGCTAGCACCTTCAACTGTTTGGAAGAAATGTTAATAGCGGTAGCAATGTTGTCGGTTGAATCCATTTTTTACTTCCCCAGGGAAAAGATTGATGAG GCAAGGGCTGCTACGAAGTGTTTTTTAAGTTCAGATGGTGATCACGTTACTTTGGTGAATGTATTTCGAGCTGCTGTAGACAGTTTGCAAAAGACCGAGGGGTTAATCTCCACAGATGTGAAAAGCAGATCTAGTGAAAGGAAACTGAATAAATGGTGCAAGGATAATTTCATCAATAGCAGATCATTAAGGCATGCTCTAGACATTCACAG GCAAATTTGTCGGCATGTTAAAGACATAGGCATGAAGATTTCTTCTTGTGGGGATGATATGCTTCAGTTCCGCAGATGTCTTGctgcctctttctttctcaatgcAGCGATGAGACAAGCTGATGGTTCCTATAA GGCCTTGGCAAGTAGCTTGACCGTGAAGATTCACCCATCATCTGCACTATTTGGAACGAAACCGGAATGCATTGTTTTCAATGAGCTGGTGCAAACACAACAAAAGTACGTTCGTAATACTACTCGGATTGATCCACTGTGGTTGACAGAACTAGCCCCAAAATCTTATGGATGCATACAAGAAGGACGTACGATGTCTACACTGGTTAATTGA
- the LOC116259364 gene encoding pre-mRNA-splicing factor ATP-dependent RNA helicase DEAH10-like isoform X1, whose protein sequence is MSAVSVKLIVLLLAKGSHVWASEMRANMTISDSQSAELIMLPWSSWRQEIAKQRRSLPIASVEQRIVEEVRKNDTLVIVGETGSGKTTQLPQFLFNGGFCRDGKVIGITQPRRVAAVTVAKRVSEECGVELGQKVGYSIRFEDVTSSATRIKYMTDGMLLREALLDPLLSKYSVVIVDEAHERTVHTDVLLGILKGVQKSRSQEVVNKDNVKNIDNIDSNEDTSIGRGNGWKGQASPSGCPLKLIVMSASLDARGFSEYLGGAKAVHIQGRKYPVDILYTYTPQQDYIDAALITIFQIHLEEDSGDILVFLTGQEEIESVERLVLDRCQHLAEDSKKIFTVPIYAVLPSEQQILAFKPAPHGFRKVILATNIAETSVTIPGIKYVVDPGLVKARSYHPHTGMESLVIVPISKAQALQRSGRAGREGPGKCFRLYTEDEFDKLKDSTEPEIKRCSLSNVVLQLKAFGFDDVLGFDFIDKPSRMAIVKSLEQLYALGALTDEGKLSDPGGHHMARLPLDAMYAKALIQASTFNCLEEMLIAVAMLSVESIFYFPREKIDEARAATKCFLSSDGDHVTLVNVFRAAVDSLQKTEGLISTDVKSRSSERKLNKWCKDNFINSRSLRHALDIHRQICRHVKDIGMKISSCGDDMLQFRRCLAASFFLNAAMRQADGSYKALASSLTVKIHPSSALFGTKPECIVFNELVQTQQKYVRNTTRIDPLWLTELAPKSYGCIQEGRTMSTLVN, encoded by the exons ATGTCTGCCGTAAGCGTGAAGCTTATTGTGCTCCTGTTGGCAAAGGGTTCACATGTGTGGGCATCTGAGATGAGGGCAAATATGACAATCTCTGATAGCCAAAGTGCTGAACTGATTATGCTCCCGTGGTCTTCTTG GAGGCAAGAGATAGCAAAACAAAGACGGTCATTGCCCATAGCATCAG TTGAGCAACGAATTGTGGAGGAAGTGAGGAAGAATGACACACTTGTAATTGTTGGTGAGACAGGAAGTGGGAAAACTACAC AACTTCCACAGTTCTTATTTAATGGGGGATTCTGTCGTGATGGTAAGGTTATTGGCATTACTCAGCCTCGAAGAGTGGCTGCAGTTACTGTAGCAAAGCGTGTTTCTGAAGAATGTGGTGTTGAACTTGGTCAGAAAGTTGGGTACTCTATTAGATTTGAAGATGTTACATCTTCAGCTACGAGGATCAAGTATATGACAGATGGGATGCTATTAAG GGAAGCATTGTTGGACCCTCTACTTTCTAAGTATTCggttgtcattgttgatgaagCTCATGAGAGGACAGTCCACACAGATGTGCTATTAGGCATTTTGAAAGGTGTTCAAAAATCAAGGTCACAGGAAGTGGTGAACAAGGACAATGTCAAGAACATCGATAATATAGACTCCAATGAAGACACATCAATTGGAAGAGGAAATGGCTGGAAGGGCCAAGCATCTCCCTCAGGTTGTCCTTTAAAGTTGATTGTCATGTCTGCTAGTCTTGATGCAAGGGGATTCTCTGAGTACCTTGGTGGTGCAAAAGCTGTCCATATTCAAGGACGGAAATACCCTGTGGACATCCTATATACGTACACTCCTCAGCAGGACTACATAGATGCAGCTTTGATTACCATATTTCAG ATCCATTTGGAGGAGGATTCAGGTGACATACTTGTGTTCTTAACTGggcaagaagaaattgagtCGGTGGAAAGACTTGTTCTGGATCGTTGTCAACATTTAGCTGAAGACAGTAAAAAAATTTTCACTGTTCCTATTTATGCAGTGCTTCCTTCTGAGCAACAAATTCTGGCTTTTAAACCAGCTCCCCACGGATTCCGAAAG gTTATATTGGCAACAAATATTGCTGAAACATCAGTGACAATTCCTGGAATCAAGTATGTGGTTGACCCAGGATTGGTTAAAGCACGTTCTTATCATCCACACACTGGAATGGAGTCACTAGTTATCGTCCCTATTTCAAAAGCACAAGCTCTTCAGAgaag TGGTCGTGCTGGTCGTGAAGGCCCAGGGAAATGTTTCCGTCTATACACAGAAgatgaatttgacaaattgaaagACTCTACTGAACCAGAAATTAAGAGATGTAGCCTTTCAAATGTTGTGCTACAGCTGAAGGCTTTTGGATTTGATGATGTCCTTGGATTTGATTTCATTGATAAACCTTCAAG GATGGCCATTGTGAAATCCTTGGAGCAATTGTATGCTCTGGGAGCACTGACTGATGAAGGTAAACTGTCAGATCCAGGTGGGCATCATATGGCTCGGTTACCATTGGATGCCATGTATGCCAAAGCGCTTATCCAGGCTAGCACCTTCAACTGTTTGGAAGAAATGTTAATAGCGGTAGCAATGTTGTCGGTTGAATCCATTTTTTACTTCCCCAGGGAAAAGATTGATGAG GCAAGGGCTGCTACGAAGTGTTTTTTAAGTTCAGATGGTGATCACGTTACTTTGGTGAATGTATTTCGAGCTGCTGTAGACAGTTTGCAAAAGACCGAGGGGTTAATCTCCACAGATGTGAAAAGCAGATCTAGTGAAAGGAAACTGAATAAATGGTGCAAGGATAATTTCATCAATAGCAGATCATTAAGGCATGCTCTAGACATTCACAG GCAAATTTGTCGGCATGTTAAAGACATAGGCATGAAGATTTCTTCTTGTGGGGATGATATGCTTCAGTTCCGCAGATGTCTTGctgcctctttctttctcaatgcAGCGATGAGACAAGCTGATGGTTCCTATAA GGCCTTGGCAAGTAGCTTGACCGTGAAGATTCACCCATCATCTGCACTATTTGGAACGAAACCGGAATGCATTGTTTTCAATGAGCTGGTGCAAACACAACAAAAGTACGTTCGTAATACTACTCGGATTGATCCACTGTGGTTGACAGAACTAGCCCCAAAATCTTATGGATGCATACAAGAAGGACGTACGATGTCTACACTGGTTAATTGA